The segment ACCTGGATATTCAGCGTGCAGCTTCGATAGGAGACGGGATCATCAAATTGTCCGAGCAGGATATTGCTGATTTGATCCAAGATTTTGAATCCAAAATGGGCACTAAGAAAATTTTGAAATTCGTCCCTGCCTCTGGTGCAGCCACGCGGATGTTCAAAGACTTATTTGCTTATTTGGATGACCATGACATGACTGGCAACAAGGCAGTGCAACAGTTTGTGAAGGGGCTGAAGGATTTTGCGTTTTATGAAGAACTGAAGGGACAAATTGCTGATTTTGATACTGCGACTCCAGATCAAATCGTGAGTGAATTGTTGTCCGATGAGGGCATGAGTTATGGTTCTTTACCTAAAGCACTGTTGAGTTTTCATAACTATGAAGCTGGCCCGAGGACTCCACTAGAAGAACATCTCGTAGAAGGGGTACATTATGCCAAGTCCGCAGATGGTACGGTTCACTTGCATTTTACGGTGTCTCCTCAGCACTTGGACAAGTTCAGAACTTTGGTAGCTGAGGTGCAGTCGGGTTATGAAGAGAGCTATGGTGTAAAGTTTGATTTATCTTTTTCCCAACAAAAGGAATCTACAGACACCATTGCAGTGGATATGAACAATGAGCCTTTTCGTGAGGATGACGGTGCAATACTATTTAGGCCAGCAGGGCACGGAGCATTGCTGGAGAATCTCAACGATCTCGATGCAGATGTGATATTTATCAAAAACATTGACAATGTTGTGCCCGATAGACTCAAGGCAGAAACCTATACCTACAAAAAGGCATTGGCGGGACTGCTGATCAATTACCAAACGGAGGTATTCTCGATATTAGAAAATGGAATCAGTGATCCAGACGCAGTAGCGGAAGATTTGGCCAAGAAGTATTTTCTGACAGTAAGCGCAGACTTTGCTACCCTATCCAAAGCACAAAAAACGGCTCAACTAGTGGAGAAGTTGAATAGACCTATCAGAATATGTGGGATGGTGAAAAATACAGGCGAACCAGGCGGAGGACCATTTTGGGTAAAGGAGGCAGATGGTAGTGCCTCTTTACAGATTGCAGAGACCGCTCAGATTGATTTGGACGATGTAGAAAAGGCAAGCTTGTTGAAGAATTCGACGCATTTCAATCCAGTGGATTTGATCTGTGCTCCCAAAAACTATCAAGGCAAGAAATTTGACTTGTTGCAATACCGAGATGATGACACGGGTTTTATCAGTGAAAAATCGAAGAACGGAAAAGATCTGAAAGCCATGGAGCTGCCTGGACTATGGAATGGAGCGATGGCGAAGTGGAATACCCTGTTTGTAGAGGTTCCTATTTCCACTTTTAATCCCGTCAAAACAGTGAATGACCTACTAAAAGATAGTCATCAATAAGATTTAACAATTTTTAACCAAAGAAATGATCAGGTGAGATTTCATCAATTATAGGGCTTGGATGGATAATCTGAGCCTTTTGAATAGACGCTGATTCATTTCATGGATGGTGAAGATCACTTTTGGCTCTAGCCAGAGGAGATGAGAATTTTAAAAATTATGCAAGTCTTTTACATTTGTTGAGTTACAAATCATTGCGAAAATCTGAAAAATGGAAACAAGCGCGAATATAGAAGAGAAGAAAGCTCTTCAGAGTAAAGTAAAGCAAGTTTACGAAGAGGTAGGTAAGGTAGTCGTAGGACAGCAGTACATGGTCAATCGTCTGATGATTGGGTTGTTTACCCAAGGTCACATCCTGCTAGAAGGAGTTCCTGGTTTGGCAAAGACACTGACGGTCAATACCCTTGCCAATGTCCTTCATTTGGATTTTAAAAGGATCCAGTTCACACCAGATTTGTTGCCAGCGGATTTGATTGGTACGATGATTTACAATCAGAAAGCTTCCAATTTTGAAGTCAAAAAAGGCCCTATTTTTGCCAATTTGATTTTGGCAGATGAGGTCAACAGAGCCCCTGCCAAGGTACAGTCTGCACTCTTAGAGGCTATGCAAGAGAAACAAGTAACGATTGGAGAGACCACTTTTCCATTGGACAGACCTTTCTTGGTGTTGGCGACTCAGAACCCAGTAGATCAGGAGGGTACCTACCCATTGCCAGAGGCGCAGGTGGATAGATTCATGATGAAAGTGCATGTAGACTATCCAACCAAGGAAGACGAACTGGAAATCATGCGTCGCATGTCCAATATGTCTTTTAAGGAAGAGGTTAACACAGTCTTGAAAAAAGAAGATGTGTTTGCGATCCGGAAAGCGATCAACGAGGTGAATTTGTCTGAATCTTTGGAGAAGTACATTATAGAGTTGATTTTCGCTACCAGAGATCCAAAAGCATATGGCATGACAGAAGAAGCCAATTATATTCAGTTTGGTGCATCACCACGTGCTTCTATCAACCTAAACTTGGCAGCCAAGGCGGTAGCATTTTTAGACGGTCGTGATTTTGTGTTGCCAGAGGACATCAAAGAGGTAGCTGCTGATGTGCTCAACCACAGGATTATCCTCAACTATGAGGCTGAGGCAGATGGGATTACGACTCAGCACATCATCGCCACTTTGCTCAACAAGATCAATGTGAATAGATAAGGTAGATTCACGAAGCAAAAATCAAGATTTTGAGGCATCTCAGTGAGGTGCTTTTTTTGTGCTTCACAGTTTCTTAACATTGATAAAGAAGAGGTAACGAAGTGTTGATCTTCTTTAACATAAACATAACCACGTGTTTCCTTCTTTGTAATATTCCTGAATCAGTTTTGCGAAACAAAATTGAAACTACACAAATAGAATATTTTAAAATTGAAAACAATGAAAAAGTTATTATCTCTTTTAATGATGGCAGGTATTATGATCTCGATGATCTCATGCTCTGAAGACGACGGTGGATCTACTGATGGCGATGGCGATGGTGAAGGTACTGCTGGTACAGTAATCGTAGAAGCAAATATTTCAGGTGAAGAGACTTGGACTAGTGACAATGTTTACGAACTAGCTGGAAGAATCACAGTATTGGATGGCGCAGTATTGACTATCGAGCCAGGTACTATCATCAAAGGACAAGCAGGAACAGGAGCAAACGCAACCGTTCTTTTGGTAGCTCGTGGTGGTAAATTAATGGCAACTGGTACTGCTACTGCTCCAATTATCTTTACTTCTGTGGCAGACGAAATTACTCCAGAAGATATAGCTGCAGGTAACTTCTACAGCAATCTTGATCCAGACATCAACGGTCTTTGGGGTGGTGTGATTGTATTGGGTAAGGCTCCAATATCTGCAGCCAACGCAAATAAGGAAGATATCAGCGAAACTGTAATTGAAGGTATTCCTTCTACAGATACTAACGGTATCTACGGTGGATCTGATGCAGCTGATGACTCAGGTGAGTTGCACTATATCTCTATCCGTCATGGTGGTAGCTTGATCGGTGCTGGAAACGAGATCAATGGCTTGACTTTGGGTGGTGTTGGTTCTGGAACTTCAATTTCTAACATAGAAGTAGTAGCTAACCAAGATGATGGTGTTGAAGTATTTGGTGGAGATGTAAGCCTTACCAATGTATTGGTATGGAATTCATCTGATGATGCACTTGACACAGATCAAGATTGGAGTGGTTCAATCACTAACTTTATCATCATTGATCCTAAAAATGGCGGTTCTGCATTCGAACTTGATGGTCCAGAAGGATCTGCAGCTTCTACAAGAGGTGTTTGCCATACATTCGAAAACGGTACTGTGTACGCTAGCGTAGAAGAAGGTTTTGAAAGTTTGGTAGATTGGGATTCTAACACCAACGCTGAGGTAAAAAGCATTTATTTCTTCGGAATGCCTGCTTCTTATACTGATAAAATTGCTTCTTACAATGGAAATGGATGTGGTACATCTGACAACTGGGAAGCAACACTTGCTGACGGTGTAGATGCAGCTGATGTATTCGGTGATGCTGAGGTTACTGTGGTAGCTAAAAATGCTAACACTGTTGGAGCTGATGCTTCTGCTTTCGGTTGGACTTGGGCTGCTAAGTCAGGTAAACTAGCTGAAATTGGCTTGTAAAAAAATATGATTTGTATAGTCTCCTATCTGATAGGAGACTATTTCTATATAAAGATCATTTTCTGAATTAAGCTTCAGCCGAAAGGTTGGGGCTTTTTTTGTGAAGGAGCTAGAATCACAGTAGCAAGTAGATAAGAATAGGTATGTTATCTTAATGTTACGTCATGAGTGATTTGAGTCTCGACTTTTAAATATTTGATAAAGTACTAAGTATGAGCGTCCTTTTTTCAAAAATTATCTTTGCGCAAGATTTTAAAGGAAATTCAGAAAATGAAAAAAATTATTGCAACGGTACTTTTATTAAGTGCCTTCTTACCCTCTTTTGCCCAAACGGGTACCGTGCGAGGTACTGTAACGGATAGGTCAAATGGAGAACCACTCTTTGGTGTTGCAGCAGTAGTTGCAGGTACTACCAAAGGTGCTGTCACGGACTTTGATGGTAAATTTGAGTTTCAACTAGAGCCAGGAGTCTATAATTTACAATTCTCATTTGTCTCTTTTGAAAGAATCAATATCACAGACGTAGTAGTAGATGCGGGTGAAGTGACAGTTCTTCATAACATCATGATGAATGAATCAGTAGAGACTTTGGAAGCCGTAGTAGTATCTGCTGAGGCAATTAGGAGTTCAGAAACTGCATTGCTGACTGTAAAGAGAAAATCTCCTGCCTTGATGGACGGGATATCTGCTGCGAGTTTTGATAAAATTGGAGATTCTGATGCGGGCGATGCTGTAAAGCGCGTGACGGGTGTTTCTGTAGAAGGTGGCAAGTATGTATTTGTGCGTGGACTTGGTGATAGGTACACGAAGACCATGTTGAACAACGTGGATATACCAGGTTTGGATCCAGATAGAAACAGTTTGCAAATCGATATTTTTCCAACCAGCTTGTTGAATAACATGATGGTGGCTAAATCATTTACGGCTGACATGCCTGCAGATTTTACTGGTGGTATGGTTAATATCGAAACCAAAGATTTTCCTGATGAACGCATTTTTGATATTTCTGTCAGTACTGGGTTTAATCCATCCATGCATTTCAATGATAACTACTTGAGCTACAAAGGAAGTAGTACAGATTGGTTGGGGTTTGATGATGGTCAACGTAGCTTGCCACAATATGCTAAAGAAACAACCATACCGACTCCATTGAGTGCGATAGGTGGTCAGTACACAGAGCAAGAGGTCAATACCTTTGTAAATAGTTTTGATCCTAATATGGCGGCACAGAGATCTACCAGTTTTATGGATTATGGTGTTAGTGCAACATACGGAGACCAGACATCTGTTGGGTCTGGCAAATTGGGCTATATTTTTTCTCTTTCTTATAAGAACTCGACTAAATATTATGATGATGTAGTGTATGGAGAGTATCAATTGTCAAGTGACTTATCCAGAAATGAATTACAATACTCATTGATACAAGACGGTGAAAGAGGAGAGTCAAATGTATTGTTGGCTGGACTGGCAGGTTTGGCATACAAAACGCACCTGTCTAAATATAAGTTAATGGTGATGCACTTACAAAATGGTGAGTCCACTGCTATGAAACTCAATATTGATAATGATGGTGATGCAGCTATTGGACAGTCTGGTTATCAAGCAAGTGCTGATAACTTGTCCTATAATCAGCGTGGTTTGACTAATGTCATGTTGAATGGCGAGCACAATAATTCTAATGGTAACTGGAACGTAGAATGGAAGTTAGCATCTACTTTTTCCAACATGGTAGACCCAGATATTAGAAGAACGGCCTTTACAATTACGCCATCAGGCAATTCAGTATTCTCACCAGGAGCAGGCGGCTACCCAAGTCGTACGTGGCGTTATCTTGATGAAGTCAACTTGGTGGGAAAAATTGATGTTGCTCGTAAATATATGTTTTTGGGAGAGGATGCCAAAGTGAAGTTTGGGGTTAGTCACGTGTACAAACAAAGAGACTATGAGATTT is part of the Reichenbachiella agarivorans genome and harbors:
- a CDS encoding DUF4301 family protein translates to MFSEKDKKYIKERGSELSLVEEQIGNFKSGFPYLDIQRAASIGDGIIKLSEQDIADLIQDFESKMGTKKILKFVPASGAATRMFKDLFAYLDDHDMTGNKAVQQFVKGLKDFAFYEELKGQIADFDTATPDQIVSELLSDEGMSYGSLPKALLSFHNYEAGPRTPLEEHLVEGVHYAKSADGTVHLHFTVSPQHLDKFRTLVAEVQSGYEESYGVKFDLSFSQQKESTDTIAVDMNNEPFREDDGAILFRPAGHGALLENLNDLDADVIFIKNIDNVVPDRLKAETYTYKKALAGLLINYQTEVFSILENGISDPDAVAEDLAKKYFLTVSADFATLSKAQKTAQLVEKLNRPIRICGMVKNTGEPGGGPFWVKEADGSASLQIAETAQIDLDDVEKASLLKNSTHFNPVDLICAPKNYQGKKFDLLQYRDDDTGFISEKSKNGKDLKAMELPGLWNGAMAKWNTLFVEVPISTFNPVKTVNDLLKDSHQ
- a CDS encoding AAA family ATPase; translated protein: METSANIEEKKALQSKVKQVYEEVGKVVVGQQYMVNRLMIGLFTQGHILLEGVPGLAKTLTVNTLANVLHLDFKRIQFTPDLLPADLIGTMIYNQKASNFEVKKGPIFANLILADEVNRAPAKVQSALLEAMQEKQVTIGETTFPLDRPFLVLATQNPVDQEGTYPLPEAQVDRFMMKVHVDYPTKEDELEIMRRMSNMSFKEEVNTVLKKEDVFAIRKAINEVNLSESLEKYIIELIFATRDPKAYGMTEEANYIQFGASPRASINLNLAAKAVAFLDGRDFVLPEDIKEVAADVLNHRIILNYEAEADGITTQHIIATLLNKINVNR
- a CDS encoding TonB-dependent receptor; this encodes MKKIIATVLLLSAFLPSFAQTGTVRGTVTDRSNGEPLFGVAAVVAGTTKGAVTDFDGKFEFQLEPGVYNLQFSFVSFERINITDVVVDAGEVTVLHNIMMNESVETLEAVVVSAEAIRSSETALLTVKRKSPALMDGISAASFDKIGDSDAGDAVKRVTGVSVEGGKYVFVRGLGDRYTKTMLNNVDIPGLDPDRNSLQIDIFPTSLLNNMMVAKSFTADMPADFTGGMVNIETKDFPDERIFDISVSTGFNPSMHFNDNYLSYKGSSTDWLGFDDGQRSLPQYAKETTIPTPLSAIGGQYTEQEVNTFVNSFDPNMAAQRSTSFMDYGVSATYGDQTSVGSGKLGYIFSLSYKNSTKYYDDVVYGEYQLSSDLSRNELQYSLIQDGERGESNVLLAGLAGLAYKTHLSKYKLMVMHLQNGESTAMKLNIDNDGDAAIGQSGYQASADNLSYNQRGLTNVMLNGEHNNSNGNWNVEWKLASTFSNMVDPDIRRTAFTITPSGNSVFSPGAGGYPSRTWRYLDEVNLVGKIDVARKYMFLGEDAKVKFGVSHVYKQRDYEILTYNMQFFGSQPDFGGDPDKVLEDQYIYPNGPVYFQTGNNTPNPNAYNSNLNNTAFYISNEFNPLTNLKAIVGLRAEKFTQRHTGRDIEYASFGENGNGNNLDNEKVLDALDLFPTVNLVYSLTETMNLRGSYSRTIARPSFKELSFAQIIDPMTNRIFDGGLYAFDGSWDGNLHESNINNFDLRWETYMQQGQILSVSAFYKTFQDPIELVRIPLQATSTEYQPRNVGDGTLFGLELEFRKNLDFIAQFLESFSINGNMTLVKSEIQMTDTEYVSRVNNARDGQTIENTRPMAGQAPYILNGGIGYDNSKLGMDVGLFYNVRGATLTIVGGGIFPDIYEQPFHSLNFNLNKSFGINRKSSVSFGIDNILNSERRVDYTGYKASNQPYTRYSPGTSFNVSYKLSI